The genomic stretch TGCGCAAAGTAGCGAAAGTGCGTTTGACAAATAAAATTGAAGTTATCGCCTACATTCCTGGTGAAGGCCACAACCTGCAGGAGCACTCTATCGTGCTTATCCGCGGTGGTCGTGTGAAGGACTTACCTGGTGTTCGTTACCACATCGTTCGTGGTAGCCTCGATACCGCCGGTGTTAAAGACCGTAAACAAAGCCGTTCTAAATACGGTACCAAGAAAGAAAAGGCTAAAAAATAGTTCATAATTATTTGTACTGAGTAAAGTTTTAATACTTGAAGAAATTCAGCTACACCAGTCCAATTAAAAATTAAGAATCATGCGTAAAGCACAAGCGAAAAAATTACCCTTAGCACCCGATGGTCGCTTCAACGACAAACTGGTTACACGTTTCGTGAATAACCTGATGTGGGACGGCAAAAAAAGTGCTGCTATCACTATATTTTACGATGCAGTTGACAAAGTAAGCAAAGTAACCGGCG from Filimonas effusa encodes the following:
- the rpsL gene encoding 30S ribosomal protein S12; this translates as MPTIQQLVRKGREIIRAKSKSRALDACPQRRGVCTRVYTTTPKKPNSALRKVAKVRLTNKIEVIAYIPGEGHNLQEHSIVLIRGGRVKDLPGVRYHIVRGSLDTAGVKDRKQSRSKYGTKKEKAKK